One genomic segment of Pseudonocardia sp. T1-2H includes these proteins:
- a CDS encoding ANTAR domain-containing protein produces the protein MTVIPDVSGGSGVTGVLGLALQVGRTPAADLDLGAMLSGVCASLPAALGVSGAVIVLAEPPDPVSGAVFGSDEASARLGLLQHRAGSGPVLGALRSGRAMVTPDLTRIGPPELAAAAADAGLVVSVAVPLALDGHVIGGLQLLGHPGVRMDSHLADELSPLVEALSARLADVRELSRCRAAAARSTAGRERSAPVEQAMGMLAERYRTDIEEAGRYLRSQAGNTGRELAEMAAAVIERRDGDGAVAPTVPGPREGGPGERVEPAPPAGTGGHRRAVRPADEAPPEDLRAREDRFREARSRGAEPRRPRDTRAEGRPGPHSTLPAQPGPAQPGTVRPLPAEARAAGAPPQPRSGEASATAQTQAITVRRPGGGPEVPPGPRLPQGSLVPPASDFPELLPRALGEPHPAEPWPDLARGRPAPRPHEGLAEPGPGTAAPGARPRARHRRDDD, from the coding sequence GTGACGGTGATCCCTGATGTTTCGGGCGGCTCGGGCGTGACCGGTGTTCTCGGGCTGGCGCTGCAGGTGGGGCGCACGCCCGCCGCAGACCTCGATCTCGGCGCGATGCTCTCGGGCGTCTGCGCGAGCCTGCCGGCGGCGCTGGGCGTCTCGGGTGCGGTGATCGTGCTGGCGGAGCCGCCGGACCCGGTGAGCGGCGCCGTCTTCGGGTCGGACGAGGCGTCCGCCCGGCTGGGGTTGCTGCAGCACCGCGCCGGTTCCGGGCCGGTCCTCGGCGCCCTACGGTCCGGCCGCGCGATGGTCACGCCGGATCTCACCCGGATCGGCCCGCCCGAGCTCGCGGCCGCCGCCGCGGACGCCGGCCTCGTCGTCTCGGTGGCCGTGCCGCTGGCGCTCGACGGTCACGTGATCGGCGGTCTGCAGCTGCTCGGTCACCCCGGCGTGCGGATGGACTCGCACCTGGCGGACGAGCTGTCCCCGCTGGTCGAGGCGCTGTCTGCGCGTCTCGCGGACGTCCGGGAGCTGAGCCGGTGCAGGGCCGCGGCCGCCCGGTCGACGGCCGGGCGGGAGCGCTCCGCGCCCGTCGAGCAGGCCATGGGGATGCTGGCCGAGCGGTATCGGACGGACATCGAGGAGGCCGGCCGGTATCTGCGCAGCCAGGCCGGGAACACCGGTCGTGAGCTCGCCGAGATGGCGGCTGCGGTGATCGAGCGCCGGGACGGCGACGGCGCCGTCGCACCGACCGTGCCGGGGCCGCGGGAGGGCGGGCCGGGGGAGCGGGTGGAGCCCGCCCCACCCGCGGGGACGGGCGGACACCGGCGGGCGGTCCGTCCCGCGGACGAGGCACCGCCGGAGGACCTGCGGGCCCGCGAGGACCGGTTCCGGGAGGCGCGTTCCCGGGGCGCGGAGCCGCGCCGCCCGCGAGACACCCGGGCTGAGGGTCGACCCGGCCCGCATTCGACTCTGCCCGCGCAGCCCGGCCCCGCGCAGCCCGGCACCGTTCGGCCCCTCCCGGCCGAGGCGCGGGCGGCCGGAGCGCCGCCGCAGCCGCGGTCCGGCGAGGCGTCCGCCACCGCGCAGACGCAGGCGATCACCGTACGGCGGCCCGGCGGCGGTCCGGAGGTACCGCCCGGGCCGCGACTCCCGCAGGGGAGCCTGGTCCCGCCCGCATCGGACTTCCCGGAACTGCTCCCACGGGCGCTCGGGGAGCCGCACCCCGCGGAACCGTGGCCGGACCTCGCGCGCGGCCGCCCGGCGCCCCGGCCCCACGAGGGCCTCGCGGAGCCGGGACCGGGGACGGCCGCGCCGGGCGCGCGCCCCCGCGCCCGGCACCGCCGTGACGACGACTGA
- a CDS encoding ABC transporter substrate-binding protein has translation MRVSARRRLRAIALVLGTVLVLAGCGSGTTASGGSAATPAPNTVRIALDWTPNTNHTGLYVAQQRGWFRDAGLDVQFLPYNSTSPDTLVGSGAAEFGISFQDSFTFSKGSGADITSVMAILQHWATEVAVKAGRADIASPKDLDGKVYGGFGGPGEVPKMRKVIQDAGGQGNFSTVTLGTSAYEALYAGQVDFTEPFVAWEGIEAELRGEPLKTFSYTDYGFPDAYNVLLIGNSPWLQAHPDQAKAFVQAAQRGYQLAADDPAAAAKDLEDANPGAFNEPELVRRSQEMLAKDYLKDEQGKVGTQTLDRWSGFSGFLIDTGAVVDADGKPLATRPDFSTWFTNSYLAS, from the coding sequence TTGCGCGTCTCTGCACGTCGTCGTCTGAGGGCGATCGCCCTCGTCCTCGGCACGGTCCTGGTCCTCGCCGGTTGCGGCAGCGGCACCACGGCCTCCGGGGGCAGCGCCGCCACCCCGGCCCCGAACACGGTCCGCATCGCGCTGGACTGGACCCCCAACACCAACCACACCGGGCTCTACGTCGCCCAGCAGCGGGGCTGGTTCCGCGACGCAGGCCTGGACGTGCAGTTCCTGCCGTACAACAGCACCTCCCCGGACACCCTCGTCGGTTCCGGGGCGGCCGAGTTCGGGATCAGCTTCCAGGACTCCTTCACCTTCTCCAAGGGCTCCGGCGCGGACATCACCTCAGTGATGGCGATCCTGCAGCACTGGGCCACCGAGGTCGCGGTGAAGGCGGGCCGGGCGGACATCGCCTCGCCCAAGGACCTCGACGGCAAGGTCTACGGCGGGTTCGGCGGTCCGGGCGAGGTACCCAAGATGCGCAAGGTGATCCAGGACGCCGGCGGGCAGGGGAACTTCTCCACCGTCACGCTCGGGACGTCGGCGTACGAGGCGCTCTACGCGGGCCAGGTCGACTTCACCGAGCCGTTCGTCGCCTGGGAGGGCATCGAGGCGGAGCTGCGCGGCGAGCCGCTCAAGACCTTCTCCTACACCGACTACGGCTTCCCGGACGCCTACAACGTCCTGCTCATCGGCAACTCGCCCTGGCTGCAGGCGCACCCCGACCAGGCGAAGGCCTTCGTCCAGGCGGCCCAGCGCGGCTACCAGCTCGCCGCGGACGACCCGGCCGCCGCCGCGAAGGACCTCGAGGACGCCAACCCGGGCGCCTTCAACGAGCCCGAGCTCGTCCGCCGCAGCCAGGAGATGCTGGCGAAGGACTACCTGAAGGACGAGCAGGGGAAGGTCGGCACCCAGACGCTGGACCGCTGGTCCGGGTTCTCCGGCTTCCTGATCGACACCGGCGCGGTCGTCGACGCCGACGGCAAGCCCCTCGCCACCCGACCGGACTTCTCGACATGGTTCACCAACTCCTACCTCGCTTCCTGA
- a CDS encoding ABC transporter permease produces the protein MVHQLLPRFLSPRRLLPPLVIVAALLVVWQVAVTVLDVRPQVLPSPLRVVEQGWAFRDALWANTVPTLQVTAVGFAVSLAVGWVLAIVVDFSPWLRRALVPLLVASQTLPIVAIAPLLIIWFGFGLLPKVVVIALVTFFPIAVGLIEGFAATDREASNLLRSMGGGRWQEFRYVRLPGAMPSFFTALRIGITYAVTGAIFAEYVGARAGLGIFMNQQKNSFRTDLVLAAVVVTAVLSVALFGLTFLVQRLLVPWYRRDTRA, from the coding sequence ATGGTTCACCAACTCCTACCTCGCTTCCTGAGCCCGCGCCGGCTCCTCCCGCCGCTGGTGATCGTCGCGGCCCTGCTGGTCGTCTGGCAGGTCGCGGTGACGGTCCTCGACGTCCGGCCCCAGGTGCTGCCGTCGCCGCTGCGGGTCGTCGAACAGGGCTGGGCGTTCCGCGACGCCCTGTGGGCCAACACGGTGCCGACGTTGCAGGTCACGGCGGTCGGCTTCGCGGTGTCGCTGGCCGTGGGCTGGGTGCTGGCGATCGTCGTCGACTTCTCGCCGTGGCTGCGCCGGGCGCTGGTGCCGCTGCTCGTCGCGTCCCAGACCCTGCCGATCGTCGCGATCGCCCCGCTGCTGATCATCTGGTTCGGCTTCGGGCTGCTGCCCAAGGTCGTGGTGATCGCGCTCGTGACGTTCTTCCCGATCGCCGTCGGGCTGATCGAGGGGTTCGCCGCGACGGACCGCGAGGCGTCGAACCTGCTGCGCAGCATGGGCGGCGGCCGCTGGCAGGAGTTCCGCTACGTGCGGCTGCCGGGGGCCATGCCGTCGTTCTTCACGGCCCTGCGGATCGGGATCACCTACGCGGTGACGGGCGCGATCTTCGCCGAGTACGTCGGCGCCCGGGCCGGCCTGGGAATCTTCATGAACCAGCAGAAGAACTCGTTCCGGACGGATCTGGTGCTGGCTGCGGTGGTCGTGACGGCGGTGCTCAGCGTGGCGCTCTTCGGCCTCACGTTCCTGGTGCAGCGGCTGCTCGTCCCCTGGTACCGGAGGGACACCCGTGCCTGA
- a CDS encoding ABC transporter ATP-binding protein encodes MPEQKIVVDGLSVSFGELRVLDDLSFDVAPGEFVSVIGPSGCGKSTLFNVLAGLLEPDRGEVLVDGAPAGRETFGYMPQKDLLFPWRTVLDNTTLGLEVAGMRRRDAREKARALFAPFGLAGFERSRPEELSGGMRQRAALLRTVVQDREVLLLDEPFGALDSLTRTAMQEWLEGVRDRYGWTVLLITHDIREAVFLSDRVLVLSPRPAHVRGEVAVDLARPRAVEVVTDPTFAAAEAGLLAALRAS; translated from the coding sequence GTGCCTGAGCAGAAGATCGTCGTCGACGGGCTGTCCGTCTCCTTCGGCGAGCTCCGGGTCCTGGACGACCTCTCCTTCGACGTCGCCCCCGGCGAGTTCGTGTCGGTCATCGGCCCCAGTGGCTGCGGTAAGAGCACCCTGTTCAACGTCCTGGCCGGCCTGCTGGAACCCGACCGCGGCGAGGTGCTCGTCGACGGCGCCCCCGCCGGCCGGGAGACCTTCGGCTACATGCCGCAGAAGGACCTGCTCTTCCCGTGGCGCACCGTCCTGGACAACACCACGCTCGGCCTCGAGGTCGCCGGTATGCGCCGCCGGGACGCCCGGGAGAAGGCCCGTGCGCTGTTCGCGCCCTTCGGCCTGGCGGGGTTCGAGAGGTCCCGCCCGGAGGAGCTGTCCGGGGGGATGCGGCAGCGGGCCGCGCTGTTGCGGACGGTGGTCCAGGACCGCGAGGTGCTGCTGCTCGACGAGCCGTTCGGCGCCCTGGACTCGCTGACCCGCACCGCCATGCAGGAGTGGCTGGAGGGCGTGCGCGACCGCTACGGCTGGACCGTCCTGCTGATCACCCACGACATCCGGGAGGCGGTGTTCCTCTCCGACCGGGTCCTCGTGCTGTCCCCGCGCCCGGCGCACGTCCGGGGGGAGGTCGCCGTCGACCTGGCCCGGCCCCGGGCCGTCGAGGTCGTGACGGACCCGACGTTCGCCGCGGCCGAGGCGGGGCTGCTCGCGGCCCTGCGCGCGTCGTGA
- a CDS encoding apiosidase-like domain-containing protein, whose translation MNRAARTLVLLGSVLATAAACGAAVPAQEPPTGPPAATAPGNVGPLHVQGRFLADASGAPFFWLGDTAWSLPLNLDRDEVLTYLDTRAAQGYTVIQAVAIFPQAGGPGPNRHGDDPYKGSLDNLVTTEGADPADEEQYDYWDHVDYVVEQAAQRGLRIALLPVWADDQVGSLLTERNAQAYGEFVGERYGDRVIYVLGGDAPADGVEDIWRTLARGIEQGAGGDVLMTYHPQGDQTSAEWFDGDDWLDVNMIQGGHCRRYDVRRKLVNSTFGASSDKPFLDGEPLYEDHPWCWKPQDGYSKAVDVRSDAYWSVLGGAFGHTYGHHSVWQFLGTGGRRAELGARGNWEEGLKAEAGVQMGHLRALMESRPYTLGAPADLVADPGDGAGRIQASQASDGSYLVAYVPQAREFTIDMSGLAGPTARTWWFDPRTGEAVREAADGPAGERTVSPPDDGDWVFVADDAARNLPAPGTAVTSG comes from the coding sequence GTGAACAGGGCCGCCCGTACGCTCGTCCTCCTCGGCAGCGTGCTCGCGACGGCGGCCGCCTGCGGCGCGGCCGTGCCCGCGCAGGAGCCCCCGACCGGCCCGCCCGCCGCGACGGCGCCCGGGAACGTCGGCCCGCTGCACGTGCAGGGCCGGTTCCTCGCCGACGCGTCCGGCGCGCCGTTCTTCTGGCTGGGTGACACCGCGTGGTCCCTGCCGTTGAACCTCGACCGCGACGAGGTCCTCACCTACCTCGACACCCGCGCGGCCCAGGGCTACACCGTGATCCAGGCCGTCGCGATCTTCCCGCAGGCCGGGGGGCCGGGCCCGAACCGCCACGGCGACGACCCGTACAAGGGTTCGCTGGACAACCTGGTGACCACCGAGGGCGCAGACCCGGCGGACGAGGAGCAGTACGACTACTGGGACCACGTCGACTACGTCGTCGAGCAGGCCGCGCAGCGGGGCCTGCGCATCGCGCTCCTCCCGGTCTGGGCGGACGACCAGGTCGGCTCGCTGCTCACCGAGCGGAACGCGCAGGCCTACGGTGAGTTCGTCGGCGAGCGCTACGGGGACCGGGTGATCTACGTCCTCGGCGGGGACGCCCCGGCGGACGGGGTGGAGGACATCTGGCGGACCCTGGCCCGCGGCATCGAACAGGGCGCGGGCGGCGACGTCCTGATGACCTACCACCCGCAGGGCGACCAGACGTCGGCCGAATGGTTCGACGGCGACGACTGGCTGGACGTCAACATGATCCAGGGCGGGCACTGCCGCCGCTACGACGTCCGGCGGAAACTGGTGAACTCGACCTTCGGGGCGTCATCGGACAAGCCGTTCCTCGACGGCGAGCCGCTCTACGAGGACCACCCGTGGTGCTGGAAGCCGCAGGACGGCTACTCGAAGGCGGTCGACGTGCGCAGCGACGCCTACTGGTCCGTGCTCGGCGGCGCGTTCGGCCACACCTACGGCCACCACTCCGTCTGGCAGTTCCTCGGCACCGGGGGGCGCCGCGCCGAGCTCGGCGCCCGCGGGAACTGGGAGGAAGGGCTGAAGGCCGAGGCCGGCGTCCAGATGGGGCACCTCCGGGCGCTGATGGAGTCCCGGCCGTACACCCTCGGCGCGCCCGCGGACCTCGTGGCCGACCCGGGCGACGGCGCGGGCCGCATCCAGGCCAGCCAGGCCTCGGACGGCAGCTACCTCGTGGCCTACGTGCCGCAGGCCCGCGAGTTCACGATCGACATGTCCGGGCTGGCCGGCCCCACGGCCCGCACCTGGTGGTTCGACCCGCGCACCGGTGAGGCCGTCCGGGAGGCCGCGGACGGCCCGGCCGGTGAGCGCACGGTGAGCCCGCCGGACGACGGGGACTGGGTGTTCGTGGCGGACGACGCGGCGCGGAACCTCCCGGCGCCCGGCACCGCGGTCACATCCGGCTGA
- a CDS encoding haloacid dehalogenase type II, whose protein sequence is MAVHTVVFDVNETLSDMRPMAGRFTDLGAPAHLAPLWFASTLREGIGLAASGDSQPFATVAAEVARTLLTGVEIDRDLDAAVRHVLDGFLALPLHPDVADGVRQLRTAGLRLVTLSNGGVPVAEKLLGDAGLRGHFDHVLSVDDAGIWKPAPGAYAYAARVCEAEPGDLLMVAVHPWDLHGAARAGLATAWVDREGLPYPGHVRAPDHTVRSLVDLAARLG, encoded by the coding sequence ATGGCAGTGCACACCGTCGTGTTCGACGTCAACGAGACGCTCTCCGACATGCGCCCGATGGCCGGCCGCTTCACCGACCTCGGCGCCCCCGCCCACCTCGCCCCGCTCTGGTTCGCCTCGACCCTCCGGGAGGGCATCGGCCTCGCCGCGAGCGGGGACTCGCAGCCGTTCGCGACGGTCGCTGCCGAGGTCGCCCGGACCCTCCTGACCGGGGTGGAGATCGACCGGGACCTCGACGCCGCGGTCCGGCACGTCCTCGACGGCTTCCTCGCGCTGCCCCTGCACCCGGACGTCGCCGACGGGGTCCGGCAGCTCAGGACCGCCGGGTTGCGGCTGGTGACGTTGAGCAACGGGGGGGTGCCCGTCGCGGAGAAGCTGCTGGGCGACGCCGGGCTGCGCGGGCACTTCGACCACGTCCTGTCCGTCGACGACGCGGGAATCTGGAAGCCCGCCCCCGGCGCCTACGCCTACGCGGCGCGGGTCTGCGAGGCCGAGCCGGGCGACCTGCTGATGGTCGCCGTGCACCCCTGGGACCTGCACGGCGCTGCGCGGGCGGGCCTGGCCACCGCCTGGGTCGACCGGGAAGGGCTGCCGTACCCGGGGCACGTCCGTGCGCCGGACCACACCGTGCGGTCCCTGGTGGACCTGGCCGCGCGGCTGGGCTGA
- the cbiE gene encoding precorrin-6y C5,15-methyltransferase (decarboxylating) subunit CbiE → MGESPVRDTFVQRQGARPAVTVVGIGADGWNGLGGSAQDALASAEVILGGPRQLELVSGQVEAELVPWPSPLVPALPGLLERYSGQRLCALASGDPMFFGLGATLARTIGSSRMHVIAHPSSVTLACARLGWPAEDVEVVSVVGRPLERVRRAVAPGRRLLVLSAGAQSPRALARQLTADGYGPSALTVLEQLGGRSERIETGTAATWAHVPGDALNVVAVECEATPDATVLGEVPGLPDDAYLHDGQLTKREVRAVTLAHLAPRPDELLWDVGGGAGSIAIEWMRAHRTCRAIAIESNPGRAAGIAANADALGVPALEVVTGRAPDALAGLPTPDVVFIGGGVTRDGVFDACWAALPSGGRLVANAVTVEAETVLTSGQARFGGALVRVQVSRAEPVGGFLGWRPSMPVTIWSAVKP, encoded by the coding sequence GTGGGCGAGAGTCCGGTCAGGGACACGTTCGTGCAGCGGCAGGGCGCGCGACCGGCGGTCACGGTCGTCGGGATCGGGGCCGACGGGTGGAACGGCCTCGGCGGGTCCGCGCAGGACGCGCTCGCGTCCGCCGAGGTGATCCTCGGCGGGCCGCGGCAGCTGGAGCTGGTCTCCGGGCAGGTCGAGGCGGAGCTGGTGCCGTGGCCGTCGCCGCTGGTCCCGGCCCTGCCCGGGCTGCTGGAGCGCTACTCGGGGCAGCGGCTGTGCGCGCTCGCCTCCGGGGACCCCATGTTCTTCGGCCTCGGCGCCACCCTCGCCCGCACCATCGGGTCCTCGCGGATGCACGTGATCGCGCACCCGTCGTCGGTCACGCTGGCCTGCGCCCGGCTGGGCTGGCCCGCCGAGGACGTCGAGGTGGTCAGCGTCGTCGGCCGGCCGCTGGAGCGGGTGCGCCGTGCGGTTGCCCCCGGTCGCCGGCTGCTCGTGCTCAGCGCGGGCGCGCAGTCCCCGCGGGCGCTCGCCCGCCAGCTCACCGCCGACGGCTACGGCCCCAGCGCCCTGACCGTGCTGGAGCAGCTCGGCGGGCGCAGCGAGCGGATCGAGACCGGTACCGCCGCGACCTGGGCGCACGTGCCGGGGGACGCGCTGAACGTCGTCGCGGTCGAGTGCGAGGCGACCCCGGACGCGACCGTGCTCGGCGAGGTCCCGGGCCTGCCGGACGACGCCTACCTGCACGACGGCCAGCTCACCAAGCGGGAGGTCCGAGCCGTGACGCTCGCGCATCTCGCCCCGCGCCCGGACGAGCTGCTCTGGGACGTCGGCGGGGGCGCCGGGAGCATCGCGATCGAGTGGATGCGCGCGCACCGCACGTGCCGGGCGATCGCGATCGAGTCCAACCCCGGGCGGGCCGCCGGGATCGCCGCGAACGCGGACGCGCTGGGCGTGCCCGCGCTGGAGGTCGTCACCGGCCGGGCACCGGATGCGCTGGCCGGGCTGCCCACCCCGGACGTCGTGTTCATCGGCGGCGGCGTGACCCGCGACGGCGTGTTCGACGCCTGCTGGGCCGCGCTGCCCTCCGGCGGCCGGCTCGTCGCCAACGCGGTGACCGTGGAGGCCGAGACGGTGCTCACCTCGGGCCAGGCGCGGTTCGGCGGTGCGCTGGTGCGGGTGCAGGTGTCCCGCGCCGAGCCGGTCGGCGGGTTCCTGGGTTGGCGACCGAGCATGCCCGTCACGATCTGGAGCGCAGTCAAGCCATGA
- the cobM gene encoding precorrin-4 C(11)-methyltransferase yields the protein MTVHFIGAGPGAVDLLTIRARDLIAASPVCLYAGSLVPPEMLEICPPDARTVDTALMTLGEIVEEMERAHAHGLDVARLASGDPSVFSAMAEQMRRLDAAGVPYDVCPGVPAYAAAAAALRRELTVPTVAQTVTLTRIAARATPMPEGESLAALGTAGGTLVLHLAVHRIDELVKELVPTYGTDCPAAVVAYASREHEIVLRGRLDDIAHAVHDAGIERTAVVIVGPALAAEQFPDSHLYSDTRCR from the coding sequence ATGACCGTCCACTTCATCGGCGCAGGTCCGGGCGCCGTCGACCTCCTGACGATCCGCGCCCGGGACCTCATCGCCGCCTCGCCCGTCTGCCTCTACGCGGGCTCGCTCGTGCCGCCGGAGATGCTGGAGATCTGCCCGCCGGACGCCCGGACGGTCGACACCGCGCTCATGACGCTCGGCGAGATCGTCGAGGAGATGGAGCGGGCGCACGCCCACGGGCTCGACGTCGCGCGGCTCGCCTCCGGCGACCCGTCCGTCTTCTCGGCGATGGCCGAGCAGATGCGCCGTCTCGACGCCGCGGGCGTGCCCTACGACGTCTGTCCCGGGGTCCCGGCCTACGCCGCCGCGGCCGCCGCGCTGCGCCGCGAGCTGACCGTCCCGACCGTCGCGCAGACCGTCACCCTCACCCGGATCGCCGCCCGGGCGACCCCGATGCCGGAGGGCGAGTCCCTGGCGGCGCTGGGCACGGCCGGGGGCACGCTCGTGCTGCACCTGGCGGTCCACCGGATCGACGAGCTGGTCAAGGAGCTCGTCCCGACCTACGGGACGGACTGCCCCGCGGCCGTCGTCGCGTACGCGTCGCGCGAGCACGAGATCGTCCTGCGCGGGCGGCTCGACGACATCGCGCACGCGGTGCACGACGCCGGCATCGAGCGGACCGCCGTCGTGATCGTCGGGCCCGCGCTGGCGGCGGAGCAGTTCCCGGACAGCCACCTCTACTCCGACACCCGATGCCGCTGA
- a CDS encoding cobalt-precorrin-6A reductase, producing the protein MTGPRVLVLGGTSDARGLATLLDGRARVTSSLAGRVREPVLPPGEVRIGGFGGVPGLIEYLRESGTDVIVDATHPFAAQMTAHAAAASRATGIPLVLLRRPGWAVDPGWTCVPSLAAAAAVLPGLGRRIFLTTGRQDLATFAGLDDLWFLVRSVDPPSGPTPRRMYAVLDRGPFTVEGELALMREHAIDVLVTKDSGGAMTAAKLEAARALDLPVVIVSRPPLPPGFVHVRTPGECVALLERGYALTTPPELG; encoded by the coding sequence ATGACGGGCCCACGGGTCCTCGTCCTGGGCGGGACCTCCGACGCCCGTGGGCTCGCGACGCTGCTGGACGGGCGGGCACGGGTCACGTCGTCGCTGGCCGGGCGCGTGCGCGAGCCGGTGCTGCCGCCGGGGGAGGTGCGGATCGGCGGGTTCGGCGGCGTGCCGGGCCTGATCGAGTACCTGCGGGAGTCCGGGACCGACGTGATCGTCGACGCGACCCACCCCTTCGCGGCGCAGATGACCGCACACGCGGCGGCGGCGTCCCGCGCGACGGGGATCCCACTGGTCCTGCTGCGCCGCCCCGGGTGGGCGGTGGATCCGGGCTGGACGTGCGTGCCCTCCCTGGCTGCGGCGGCGGCGGTCCTCCCGGGGCTCGGGCGCCGGATCTTCCTCACCACCGGTCGTCAGGACCTGGCGACCTTCGCGGGCCTCGACGACCTCTGGTTCCTCGTCCGCTCCGTCGACCCGCCGTCCGGCCCGACACCGCGGCGCATGTACGCCGTCCTCGACCGCGGCCCGTTCACCGTCGAGGGCGAGCTGGCCCTGATGCGGGAGCACGCGATCGACGTCCTGGTGACGAAGGACAGCGGCGGCGCCATGACCGCCGCGAAACTCGAGGCGGCCCGCGCCCTGGATCTCCCGGTCGTGATCGTCAGCCGGCCGCCGCTCCCACCCGGCTTCGTGCACGTCCGAACCCCCGGTGAGTGCGTAGCCCTTCTAGAACGGGGCTACGCGCTCACGACCCCGCCCGAGCTGGGATAA
- a CDS encoding precorrin-2 C(20)-methyltransferase yields MSVPRPGTLYGVGLGPGDPELVTIKAARLIGAADVVAYHSARHGRSIARRIAEPHLRGGQIEEALVYPVTTETTDHPGGYQGAIDEFYAEAAERLAAHLQAGRDVVLLAEGDPLFYGSYMHMHKRLAGRFHAEVVPGVTSVSAAAAALGQPLVERDEVLTILPGTLPREELARRLAQTDSAAVMKLGRTFGNVRGAFADAGKLDDAWFVERATMDGQRTGRLADVDPGSVPYFSLAVLPGEVASSVPDEVSEQPRVGEQVVQQPRAGTGEVVVVGTGPAGRDWLTPQVAAALAAADDLVGYGPYLDRVPPNPRQTRHASDNRVEAERAAHALDLAASGRSVAVVSAGDPGVFAMATAVLEVASGEKYLGVPVRVLPGLTAAQAVAAAVGAPLGHDYAMISLSDRLKPWDVVAARLAAAAKADLAIAIYNPRSKARPWQVGAARDVLLEHRAPQTPVVLGRDVGGAGERITVTTLADLDPEQVDMRTLLIIGSSTTRVVIRNGRTTVFTPRSYPSSGGVVSA; encoded by the coding sequence ATGTCAGTACCGCGCCCCGGAACCCTGTACGGGGTGGGCCTCGGCCCCGGCGATCCCGAACTCGTCACGATCAAGGCTGCCCGGCTGATCGGCGCCGCCGACGTCGTCGCCTACCACTCCGCGCGGCACGGCCGCTCGATCGCGCGTCGGATCGCCGAGCCGCATCTGCGGGGGGGCCAGATCGAGGAGGCGCTGGTCTACCCGGTCACCACGGAGACCACTGACCACCCCGGCGGCTACCAGGGCGCGATCGACGAGTTCTACGCCGAGGCCGCCGAACGCCTCGCGGCACACCTGCAGGCGGGCCGGGACGTCGTGCTCCTCGCCGAGGGGGACCCGCTCTTCTACGGCTCCTACATGCACATGCACAAGCGGCTCGCCGGGCGCTTCCACGCCGAGGTGGTCCCGGGGGTCACCTCGGTGAGCGCCGCCGCGGCCGCGCTCGGCCAGCCGCTGGTGGAGCGGGACGAGGTGCTCACGATCCTGCCGGGGACGCTGCCGCGCGAGGAGCTGGCGCGGCGCCTGGCGCAGACGGACTCCGCGGCCGTCATGAAGCTCGGCCGCACCTTCGGCAACGTCCGCGGCGCCTTCGCCGACGCCGGGAAGCTCGACGACGCCTGGTTCGTCGAGCGCGCCACGATGGACGGGCAGCGCACCGGGCGGCTGGCCGACGTCGACCCCGGGTCGGTTCCCTACTTCTCGCTCGCGGTGCTGCCGGGCGAGGTCGCCTCCTCGGTCCCGGACGAGGTGTCCGAGCAGCCGCGCGTCGGTGAGCAGGTGGTGCAGCAGCCGCGCGCGGGGACCGGCGAGGTCGTCGTGGTCGGCACCGGTCCCGCGGGCCGGGACTGGCTGACCCCGCAGGTGGCGGCCGCCCTCGCCGCCGCGGACGATCTCGTCGGGTACGGGCCCTACCTCGATCGCGTCCCGCCGAACCCCCGGCAGACCCGGCACGCCAGCGACAACCGCGTCGAGGCCGAGCGGGCCGCGCACGCGCTGGACCTGGCCGCGTCGGGCCGGTCGGTGGCCGTCGTGAGCGCCGGCGACCCGGGCGTCTTCGCGATGGCGACCGCGGTGCTCGAGGTGGCGTCGGGGGAGAAGTACCTGGGCGTCCCGGTGCGGGTGCTGCCCGGGCTGACCGCGGCCCAGGCCGTCGCCGCGGCCGTCGGGGCCCCGCTGGGGCACGACTACGCGATGATCTCGCTGTCCGACCGGCTCAAGCCCTGGGACGTCGTGGCGGCCCGGCTGGCCGCGGCAGCGAAGGCGGACCTCGCGATCGCGATCTACAACCCGCGCTCGAAGGCCCGCCCGTGGCAGGTCGGCGCGGCCCGCGACGTCCTGCTGGAGCACCGCGCCCCGCAGACCCCGGTGGTCCTCGGCCGGGACGTCGGGGGGGCCGGCGAGCGGATCACCGTCACCACACTGGCGGACCTGGACCCGGAGCAGGTCGACATGCGCACCCTGCTGATCATCGGCTCGTCCACGACCCGGGTGGTCATCCGCAACGGCCGCACGACCGTCTTCACCCCGCGCAGTTATCCCAGCTCGGGCGGGGTCGTGAGCGCGTAG